In Helianthus annuus cultivar XRQ/B chromosome 8, HanXRQr2.0-SUNRISE, whole genome shotgun sequence, a single genomic region encodes these proteins:
- the LOC110870014 gene encoding uncharacterized protein LOC110870014 encodes MATLKSAVASVLVNSSPTMEFKCTRGLRQGDSLSPFLFVIIMEALTGIMKRAVSFGLFKGLRCTLDDSLLSHLLYADDVMFIGEWSTANAINLCRILKCFYLTSGLNVNLSKCSVYGVGVNELDLQNMAATFNCKQGSFPFKHLGLFVWANMNLIKNWEPVINIFRNRLSIWKAKNLSYGGRITLLKSVLNSLPTYYFTLFKAPVQVIECLERFRRVFFWGGSEEKAKMNWVAWEKKDCSS; translated from the coding sequence ATGGCAACTCTGAAATCGGCCGTGGCTTCTGTATTGGTTAATAGTTCCCCAACTATGGAATTCAAGTGTACGCGCGGTCTCCGTCAAGGAGATTCACTGTCTCCTTTTCTATTTGTTATAATTATGGAAGCTCTCACGGGTATCATGAAACGGGCTGTTTCGTTTGGTTTATTCAAAGGCCTCCGGTGTACTTTGGATGATTCACTTCTATCACACTTGTTATATGCAGATGACGTCATGTTTATCGGGGAATGGTCTACGGCTAATGCTATAAATCTGTGTAGGATTCTAAAATGTTTTTATTTAACATCTGGGTTAAACGTGAATCTATCGAAATGTAGCGTATATGGTGTGGGGGTGAATGAACTTGACCTTCAAAACATGGCTGCCACATTTAATTGTAAACAAGGTTCATTTCCGTTTAAGCAccttggtttgtttgtttgggcGAATATGAACCTCATTAAAAATTGGGAACCAGTGATCAATATTTTCAGAAATAGATTATCAATTTGGAAGGCGAAGAATTTGTCTTATGGGGGTCGGATTACATTACTCAAGTCAGTATTAAACTCGCTTCCTACGTACTACTTCACCTTATTCAAAGCTCCGGTTCAAGTTATTGAGTGTCTAGAAAGGTTTAGAAGGGTTTTCTTTTGGGGTGGGTCGGAAGAAAAGGCAAAAATGAATTGGGTCGCTTGGGAAAAAAAGGATTGCTCCAGTTAA
- the LOC110872875 gene encoding uncharacterized protein LOC110872875 isoform X3, producing MAELEVTNKNTAKDLDDAAAAAGEMKPWEQHSAVISIPRYDYKAPSSLLRRSFSGFLVTCPIKREKSATKEAMAILHKYLGAINTRDSIAEEDPQNIVSKRRKVVTTGTEECTNDVENEALNENNDFVVAGAKEVPEGSCVSTTKSDANTETLNPLSLVKLTRSGLLLFTFSNDHSPDVVDIVSNIMQSLESGSLKAPLWCHRILPIQTTCVLHEKELGTLVSKLVADFLNNEGKELARPVKFAVGYNRRGIEETELKGKNSDSNPVALLDRNKCFEVVAAAVKNMVSDSVVDLKCPEASVSSGKDTNCFLN from the exons ATGGCGGAATTGGAAGTAACTAACAAAAATACAGCAAAAGATTTAGATGATGCTGCAGCAGCAGCAGGAGAAATGAAGCCATGGGAGCAGCATTCTGCTGTGATTAGCATCCCCCGATACGATTACAAAGCCCCCTCTTCCTTGCTCCGTCGCTCTTTCTCCGGCTTCCTCGTTACCTGCCCCATCA AGAGGGAGAAAAGTGCAACAAAAGAAGCTATGGCCATCCTTCACAAG TATCTCGGGGCTATAAATACACGCGATTCTATAGCAGAGGAAGACCCTCAAAATATTGTTTCAAAGAGACGAAAAGTAGTTACCACTGGAACAGAAGAGTGCACCAATGATGTAGAAAATGAGGCTCTGAATGAAAACAATG actTTGTGGTTGCAGGTGCTAAAGAGGTTCCGGAAGGTTCTTGTGTGTCCACTACAAAATCAGATGCAAATACCGAAACATTGAACCCTCTTTCGCTTGTTAAGCTGACTAGGAGTGGTTTGCTTCTATTTACGTTTTCGAATGACCACTCTCCTGATGTTGTCGATATTGTGTCAAACATCATGCAGTCTTTGGAATCCGGAAGTTTAAAAGCACCACT TTGGTGCCACAGAATTTTACCTATCCAAACCACTTGTGTTTTGCACGAGAAAGAGCTCGGCACTCTGGTATCCAAGCTTGTTGCCGATTTCTTGAATAATGAAGGAAAGGAACTTGCTCGACCTGTAAAG TTTGCAGTAGGATACAACAGAAGAGGAATCGAGGAAACCGAATTAAAAGGTAAAAATAGTGATTCAAATCCAGTGGCTCTGCTAGACCGTAACAAATGCTTTGaggtggttgctgctgctgtgaAAAATATGGTCTCAGATTCAGTTGTTGATCTGAAATGTCCAGAG GCAAGTGTCTCGTCTGGTAAAGATACAAATTGCTTCCTTAATTAG
- the LOC110872875 gene encoding uncharacterized protein LOC110872875 isoform X1 yields the protein MAELEVTNKNTAKDLDDAAAAAGEMKPWEQHSAVISIPRYDYKAPSSLLRRSFSGFLVTCPIKREKSATKEAMAILHKYLGAINTRDSIAEEDPQNIVSKRRKVVTTGTEECTNDVENEALNENNDFVVAGAKEVPEGSCVSTTKSDANTETLNPLSLVKLTRSGLLLFTFSNDHSPDVVDIVSNIMQSLESGSLKAPLWCHRILPIQTTCVLHEKELGTLVSKLVADFLNNEGKELARPVKFAVGYNRRGIEETELKGKNSDSNPVALLDRNKCFEVVAAAVKNMVSDSVVDLKCPELTILIEVLPVSGIPNGSPIVAVSVLPQKLIMTKPRLCIKALVLDVKSKK from the exons ATGGCGGAATTGGAAGTAACTAACAAAAATACAGCAAAAGATTTAGATGATGCTGCAGCAGCAGCAGGAGAAATGAAGCCATGGGAGCAGCATTCTGCTGTGATTAGCATCCCCCGATACGATTACAAAGCCCCCTCTTCCTTGCTCCGTCGCTCTTTCTCCGGCTTCCTCGTTACCTGCCCCATCA AGAGGGAGAAAAGTGCAACAAAAGAAGCTATGGCCATCCTTCACAAG TATCTCGGGGCTATAAATACACGCGATTCTATAGCAGAGGAAGACCCTCAAAATATTGTTTCAAAGAGACGAAAAGTAGTTACCACTGGAACAGAAGAGTGCACCAATGATGTAGAAAATGAGGCTCTGAATGAAAACAATG actTTGTGGTTGCAGGTGCTAAAGAGGTTCCGGAAGGTTCTTGTGTGTCCACTACAAAATCAGATGCAAATACCGAAACATTGAACCCTCTTTCGCTTGTTAAGCTGACTAGGAGTGGTTTGCTTCTATTTACGTTTTCGAATGACCACTCTCCTGATGTTGTCGATATTGTGTCAAACATCATGCAGTCTTTGGAATCCGGAAGTTTAAAAGCACCACT TTGGTGCCACAGAATTTTACCTATCCAAACCACTTGTGTTTTGCACGAGAAAGAGCTCGGCACTCTGGTATCCAAGCTTGTTGCCGATTTCTTGAATAATGAAGGAAAGGAACTTGCTCGACCTGTAAAG TTTGCAGTAGGATACAACAGAAGAGGAATCGAGGAAACCGAATTAAAAGGTAAAAATAGTGATTCAAATCCAGTGGCTCTGCTAGACCGTAACAAATGCTTTGaggtggttgctgctgctgtgaAAAATATGGTCTCAGATTCAGTTGTTGATCTGAAATGTCCAGAG CTCACTATTCTTATCGAGGTCCTACCCGTTTCTGGGATACCCAACGGGTCACCTATAGTTGCTGTTTCGGTTCTTCCTCAAAAGCTCATCATGACCAAGCCTCGTCTTTGCATCAAGGCTTTGGTTCTTGATGTCAAGTCAAAGAAATAA
- the LOC110872875 gene encoding uncharacterized protein LOC110872875 isoform X2, which yields MAELEVTNKNTAKDLDDAAAAAGEMKPWEQHSAVISIPRYDYKAPSSLLRRSFSGFLVTCPIKREKSATKEAMAILHKYLGAINTRDSIAEEDPQNIVSKRRKVVTTGTEECTNDVENEALNENNGAKEVPEGSCVSTTKSDANTETLNPLSLVKLTRSGLLLFTFSNDHSPDVVDIVSNIMQSLESGSLKAPLWCHRILPIQTTCVLHEKELGTLVSKLVADFLNNEGKELARPVKFAVGYNRRGIEETELKGKNSDSNPVALLDRNKCFEVVAAAVKNMVSDSVVDLKCPELTILIEVLPVSGIPNGSPIVAVSVLPQKLIMTKPRLCIKALVLDVKSKK from the exons ATGGCGGAATTGGAAGTAACTAACAAAAATACAGCAAAAGATTTAGATGATGCTGCAGCAGCAGCAGGAGAAATGAAGCCATGGGAGCAGCATTCTGCTGTGATTAGCATCCCCCGATACGATTACAAAGCCCCCTCTTCCTTGCTCCGTCGCTCTTTCTCCGGCTTCCTCGTTACCTGCCCCATCA AGAGGGAGAAAAGTGCAACAAAAGAAGCTATGGCCATCCTTCACAAG TATCTCGGGGCTATAAATACACGCGATTCTATAGCAGAGGAAGACCCTCAAAATATTGTTTCAAAGAGACGAAAAGTAGTTACCACTGGAACAGAAGAGTGCACCAATGATGTAGAAAATGAGGCTCTGAATGAAAACAATG GTGCTAAAGAGGTTCCGGAAGGTTCTTGTGTGTCCACTACAAAATCAGATGCAAATACCGAAACATTGAACCCTCTTTCGCTTGTTAAGCTGACTAGGAGTGGTTTGCTTCTATTTACGTTTTCGAATGACCACTCTCCTGATGTTGTCGATATTGTGTCAAACATCATGCAGTCTTTGGAATCCGGAAGTTTAAAAGCACCACT TTGGTGCCACAGAATTTTACCTATCCAAACCACTTGTGTTTTGCACGAGAAAGAGCTCGGCACTCTGGTATCCAAGCTTGTTGCCGATTTCTTGAATAATGAAGGAAAGGAACTTGCTCGACCTGTAAAG TTTGCAGTAGGATACAACAGAAGAGGAATCGAGGAAACCGAATTAAAAGGTAAAAATAGTGATTCAAATCCAGTGGCTCTGCTAGACCGTAACAAATGCTTTGaggtggttgctgctgctgtgaAAAATATGGTCTCAGATTCAGTTGTTGATCTGAAATGTCCAGAG CTCACTATTCTTATCGAGGTCCTACCCGTTTCTGGGATACCCAACGGGTCACCTATAGTTGCTGTTTCGGTTCTTCCTCAAAAGCTCATCATGACCAAGCCTCGTCTTTGCATCAAGGCTTTGGTTCTTGATGTCAAGTCAAAGAAATAA
- the LOC110872876 gene encoding plant UBX domain-containing protein 7: protein MEGDGFSSAGDQQTMIASFLEVALGQTADTARQFLQATGWKLEEAIQLFFVGNDFGHAPHIAPPENEVFMPDQNFGVAENHMGLENIQENDGTGVRAPLPVKRGILYDTPMYYRPSHEALHYEKLKRLEVWGKEQASTSASETSKDNLASLYCPPFALMYHGPFEKAKDAANKQDRWLLVNVQSTREFSSHMLNRDTWGNKAVTQTITSNFVFWQVCDDTEEGCKILSYYKLDSVPATLVIDPITGQKMRLWRGMIQPESLLEDVVQYMDSSPMNHLLRLSRRHSRESSLASPPKLQDETNEDDDKMKLAQASSMRMLNDISEGFLKDPRDIKEVTKKEKRVYPPLPEEPKGDKSLLCRVGVRLPDGSRVQRNFLRSDPIQLLWSFCAAKCGDEKPFRLTHAIPGAVEDLDYDSMLTFADSGVANSMISVTWE from the exons ATGGAGGGTGATGGGTTTTCATCTGCTGGAGACCAGCAAACAATGATCGCTTCCTTTCTTGAAGTTGCACTTGGCCAGACTGCCGATACTGCCCGGCAGTTTTTGCAG GCAACAGGCTGGAAGCTTGAAGAAGCTATTCAACTTTTTTTTGTTGGAAATGATTTTGGTCATGCTCCACACATTGCACCACCAGAAAATGAGGTGTTCATGCCTGATCAAAATTTCGG AGTGGCGGAAAATCACATGGGACTTGAAAATATTCAAGAAAATGATGGAACTGGCGTTCGTGCACCTTTACCGGTTAAAAGAGGTATCCTATACGACACACCGATGTATTACAG ACCATCACATGAAGCTTTGCATTATGAGAAATTAAAACGTCTCGAAGTCTGGGGAAAAGAACAAGCTTCCACATCAGCATCGGAAACTTCTAAAGATAATCTTGCTTCTTTGTATTGTCCTCCCTTTGCTTTGATGTACCATGGGCCCTTTGAGAAG GCGAAAGATGCTGCTAACAAACAAGACAGATGGCTTCTAGTGAACGTGCAATCCACCAGGGAATTTAGCTCACACATG CTCAACCGTGATACTTGGGGCAACAAAGCTGTTACTCAAACAATCACCTCCAATTTTGTCTTCTGGCAG GTATGTGATGATACCGAAGAGGGCTGCAAGATTCTGTCATATTACAAGCTGGATTCTGTTCCTGCAACTCTAGTAATTGACCCCATCACGGGTCAAAAGATGCGTTTATGGCGTGGAATGATCCAACCCGAAAGTTTATTGGAG GATGTAGTACAATATATGGACAGTAGCCCAATGAATCATCTTTTACGCTTGTCTCGAAGACATTCAAGAGAAAGTTCTCTCGCTTCGCCTCCTAAACTCCAAG ATGAAACAAATGAAGATGATGACAAAATGAAGCTGGCACAAGCGTCATCGATGAGAATGTTGAATGATATTAGTGAAGGGTTTTTAAAAGACCCGCGTGACATCAAAGAGGTCACGAAAAAAGAAAAGCGTGTTTATCCACCGTTGCCTGAAGAACCCAAAGGAGATAAAAGCTTGCTTTGTAGGGTCGGTGTCCGCCTTCCAGATGGATCAAGGGTTCAAAGGAATTTCTTACGCTCTGATCCGATACAG TTGCTGTGGTCCTTCTGTGCTGCAAAATGTGGCGATGAAAAGCCATTCCGGCTGACTCATGCTATTCCCGGGGCGGTAGAAGACTTGGATTATGACAGCATGTTAACGTTTGCTGACTCTGGCGTTGCGAATTCCATGATTTCAGTTACTTGGGAGTGA